A window of the Synchiropus splendidus isolate RoL2022-P1 chromosome 6, RoL_Sspl_1.0, whole genome shotgun sequence genome harbors these coding sequences:
- the LOC128760399 gene encoding parapinopsin-like, translated as MQQVDIYSNASAYLGANGEPPLSRTGFIILAIIMAAFTVPAIVLNATVIIVSLMHKQLRQPLNYALVNMAVADLGTAMTGGLLSVVNNAQGYFSLGRTGCVMEGFAVSLFGITSLCTVALIAVERMFVVCKPLGQITFQRKHAAAGILLSWLWSLTWNLPPLFGWGRYELEGVGTSCAPDWHNRDPRNVSYILSYFAVCFAFPFLVILGSYSKLMWTLHQVSRMACVEGGAAAKGEMKVASMVILMVLTFLISWLPYAGLAMLVVFSPSVKIHPLVGTVPVYLAKSSTLYNPIIYIYLNKQFRKYAVPFLLCGADPWVEDEASEALTTVEPAVSKVSPS; from the exons ATGCAGCAGGTGGATATTTACTCCAACGCTTCAGCCTACCTGGGCGCAAATGGGGAGCCCCCTCTGTCGCGCACAGGCTTCATCATTCTGGCCATCATCATGGCCGCTTTCACCGTTCCGGCCATCGTGCTCAACGCTACAGTGATCATCGTGTCCCTCATGCACAAGCAGCTGAGGCAGCCGCTCAACTACGCTCTGGTGAACATGGCAGTGGCAGACCTGGGCACGGCCATGACCGGAGGGCTGCTGTCTGTGGTCAACAACGCCCAGGGCTACTTCTCACTGGGGAGGACCGGCTGCGTCATGGAGGGCTTCGCAGTCTCCTTATTTG GCATCACCTCTTTGTGCACAGTAGCTCTGATCGCAGTGGAGAGGATGTTTGTGGTGTGTAAGCCTTTGGGACAGATCACCTTCCAGAGGAAGCATGCAGCAGCAGGTATCCTCCTATCGTGGCTGTGGTCCCTGACATGGAACCTGCCCCCCCTCTTCGGCTGGGGTAGGTATGAGCTGGAGGGGGTGGGGACGTCCTGCGCGCCGGACTGGCACAACAGGGACCCCCGGAACGTCTCCTACATCCTTTCCTATTTTGCCGTCTGCTTTGCTTTTCCTTTCCTCGTCATCCTGGGGTCGTACTCTAAACTAATGTGGACGCTGCACCAG GTGTCCAGGATGGCCTGCGTGGAAGGAGGCGCCGCAGCCAAAGGAGAGATGAAGGTGGCGTCCATGGTGATTCTCATGGTCCTGACTTTTCTCATCAGTTGGTTGCCCTATGCCGGCCTGGCCATGCTGGTTGTCTTTAGCCCCAGCGTGAAGATTCATCCTCTTGTGGGAACGGTGCCTGTTTACTTGGCCAAAAGCAGCACCTTGTACAATCCCATCATCTACATCTACTTAAACAAGCAG TTCAGGAAATATGCAGTCCCCTTCCTCTTGTGTGGAGCAGACCCCTGGGTGGAGGACGAGGCATCGGAAGCTTTGACCACTGTGGAGCCAGCGGTCAGCAAAGTGTCTCCGTCTTGA